In Anopheles ziemanni chromosome X, idAnoZiCoDA_A2_x.2, whole genome shotgun sequence, the genomic window CTACTTTGGCTTCCTGGAGCTGTGCCAGCCGAAGGAGGGTGAAACGGTGGTGGTGAGCGGGGCGGCCGGTGCCGTCGGTAGCATCGTTGGGCAGATAGCGAAGCTGAAGGGCTGCACGGTGGTCGGTGTGGCCGGTACGGACGAGAAGTGTGCCTGGTTGCGGCAGCTCGGTTTCGACGCCACGATCAACTACCGTGCGGTGGGCGAGAGCGGGTTTGCCGAGGCACTGAAGAAGGCCGCACCGAAGGGCATCGACTGCTACTTCGATAACGTCGGTGGCTACATCTCGGCCGCGGTGCTGTTGCAGATGAACCTGTACGGGCGCATCTCGGTGTGCGGCACCATCTCCAACTACAACGATGGGCGGGTGAAGGTGTCGGATCCGCAGCGCGAGTACGTGTTCAAGCAGCTGCGCCAGGAGGGCTTCCTCGTGACGCGGTGGCACAAGCGCTGGATGGAGGGCATCGAGGCCAACCTGCGGTGGATCGAGGAGGGCAAGCTCACCTATCAGGAGACCGTGACCGAGGGCTTCGAGCGTATGCCGGAGGCGTTCGTCAGCATGCTAACCGGTGGCAATACCGGCAAGGCGGTGGTCAAGCTGTGATACGGGTTTCGCTCGAAGGAATAAACACGATCAAACGGTTCGTTGTAAttggatgttttatttatgataaAAACCGATATACATTTCGCCAGCGGTTGTTAACCGTTCCCCTACGATCCACGGTAGGTCGAGTAGCCGAACGGGTTCAGCAGCAGCGGGATGTGGTAGTGCTGGGTGGGATCGGCAACGGCAAACACAACCTACGAGCAAGTAAGAGACAATGGCGTTTCGTAAGGCTTGTCACTGTCCGATAACACACAACC contains:
- the LOC131291386 gene encoding prostaglandin reductase 1-like, translated to MVVGRKWVYVKPFDGLPKDENFRLEEEVFSDELKENEFLTEAEFLSVDPYMRPYMASYPVGTTMIGGQVAKVTASRHPNFPVGAYVFGNFGWRTHCLVDPRKLPAESQPYVLPSFGRHPRSLAVGVLGMPGNTAYFGFLELCQPKEGETVVVSGAAGAVGSIVGQIAKLKGCTVVGVAGTDEKCAWLRQLGFDATINYRAVGESGFAEALKKAAPKGIDCYFDNVGGYISAAVLLQMNLYGRISVCGTISNYNDGRVKVSDPQREYVFKQLRQEGFLVTRWHKRWMEGIEANLRWIEEGKLTYQETVTEGFERMPEAFVSMLTGGNTGKAVVKL